In a single window of the Campylobacter iguaniorum genome:
- a CDS encoding EamA family transporter, with protein MTKFIPYFALIISIFGIASAPIFVVLSDVNPTVTLMLRMFLSSLIVLFLPIFGKFEITHSVSKFKLFFLIFLSSIIFCLDLLSNHWAFVLTSVTNATLLMNLTPFFTLLISFMSLKEKNNYQKNIAYFYSNNWRYFIIWFSRL; from the coding sequence AATAAGCATATTTGGCATAGCTTCTGCGCCGATTTTTGTCGTATTAAGCGATGTAAATCCAACAGTTACATTGATGTTAAGAATGTTTCTTTCTAGTTTAATCGTACTTTTTTTGCCTATTTTTGGTAAATTTGAAATTACACATTCAGTAAGCAAATTTAAACTTTTCTTTTTAATATTTTTATCTAGTATTATATTTTGTTTGGATCTGTTATCAAACCACTGGGCTTTTGTGCTTACATCTGTTACGAATGCTACACTGCTTATGAATTTAACACCATTTTTTACTCTACTTATATCATTTATGTCTTTAAAAGAAAAAAATAACTATCAAAAAAATATCGCTTATTTTTATAGCAATAATTGGCGTTATTTTATTATTTGGTTCAGCAGATTATAA